A single window of Nicotiana sylvestris chromosome 3, ASM39365v2, whole genome shotgun sequence DNA harbors:
- the LOC104226241 gene encoding myb family transcription factor PHL7-like, translating to MEPINPSLAGKQRLRWTHELHERFVDAVAQLGGPDRATPKGVLRVMGVQGLTIYHVKSHLQKYRLAKYLPDSSSDGKNSDKKESGDMLSSLDGSSAGVQINEALKLQMEVQKRLHEQLEVQRQLQLRIEAQGKYLKKIIEEQQRLSGVLSEVPVSGVTPPAAENGPESDNRTDPGTPAPTSESPLVDKPVQEHAPTKSLSIDQSFSSSQHEPLTPDSGCRETSPINSPEGERSSKKQRVCAFTKADTLLPHQILESSLSSQYQQSNPVVFLASNQFNLSSGLTLGNEGSKISGSNM from the exons ATGGAGCCAATAAATCCTAGTCTTGCTGGAAAGCAACGATTGCGTTGGACCCATGAGCTTCATGAACGTTTCGTTGATGCCGTCGCACAACTTGGTGGCCCGGACC GTGCTACTCCTAAAGGTGTTCTTCGAGTCATGGGTGTGCAAGGCCTAACTATTTACCATGTAAAAAGCCATTTACAG AAATATCGACTTGCTAAATACCTTCCAGATTCCTCATCTGATG GGAAAAATTCTGACAAGAAAGAATCAGGGGATATGCTTTCCAGTTTGGATGGTTCATC CGCCGGTGTGCAGATAAATGAGGCTCTAAAACTGCAGATGGAGGTGCAAAAGCGACTACATGAGCAACTGGAG GTTCAAAGACAACTACAGCTTAGAATTGAAGCACAAGGAAAGTACTTGAAGAAGATAATCGAAGAACAACAGCGGCTAAGTGGAGTCCTCTCGGAAGTTCCTGTTTCTGGGGTCACTCCACCAGCAGCTGAAAATGGTCCGGAATCCGATAACCGGACTGATCCAGGGACTCCTGCACCAACATCCGAGTCTCCTCTCGTTGATAAGCCCGTACAAGAACATGCTCCTACCAAGAGCCTATCTATCGATCAATCATTCTCCTCCTCGCAACATGAGCCTCTTACTCCAGATTCTGGTTGCCGCGAGACTTCTCCAATAAACAGCCCGGAAGGTGAAAGATCATCAAAGAAACAAAGAGTATGCGCATTTACTAAAGCAGATACGCTACTTCCCCACCAGATTTTGGAATCAAGCTTGAGCTCACAATACCAGCAATCAAATCCAGTAGTTTTCCTGGCGAGCAATCAGTTCAATCTTTCATCAGGATTGACTCTTGGCAATGAAGGTTCAAAAATTTCTGGAAGTAACATGTAA